Part of the Antedon mediterranea chromosome 6, ecAntMedi1.1, whole genome shotgun sequence genome, ATAATTATATTTGTGAGgtactacagtatactatacATAAAGAATAGTTTAATAACAATCCTtaacatttatgtaaaaaaaactgtattgacatttatgaaataatcaatataataatttaatattataatacatttttataattactgtatctTTGATAAAAAGTAAGTAATTGagttattatacattttatatatattattatttaaactacATCAAATTGATAACctatagaaaaaaatgttaactgaaaaatttctcaaaacaaaatcaagtacagtataacaaatgaaacaaatttaaaatacctATTTGACCACATTCCATAGAACAGTTCAACAAATGCAAACGATAAATTCAATAAAAGAAAAAGGAATAAATTTCTGGAAGTTTTATCAGAAAAGATGGCCctgcaaaagaaaaaaaaagaaaatttagtaTATATTGGTGATTCAttcaattactgtatatatacactAGACAATTGTCATATTCGAGTGGAGTAgttttccgttgagtacttctttaacggattattttgagcgttgagattgttcttaacaaaaaagctttcgttgtcaacgttttctattggaattactttctgttgagcacaaatttacaattcgaatacaaaaagtactcaacgaatctttacgttgacaacgatAGTTCcaaatcgaatacgacaaatgtATCAAATACAAATTCTAtatgatacagcatcacataAGATTACATAGGGTTAGTATAGGGTCTATGATACACAGGtgtcattacatttaaaaacagCTAAGTAATTACActttacagtaaaataaaatataaataattgatctGTCACTATAGCTATATATGTATGCAAAATAAATAGTGAAACTGAGAGTTTTTATGTAATGTATTTATACATTGTATCAGCCATCAGGCAAATAATATgaagctttttaaaaaaatagggTACTACGTAACAATTTGTATCTGAATATTGATACAACAGCTAATAATCCCATCTGAAGGACGTTGTATGAAATCTATCAATATTCCATCAGCgttaaacatttatatatatatatatatatattgctgaTGATGTAGTTCACTACATTCAATCATGTCTCTTTCGTGTTTTTATCAACTATTTTTATCTGTTATTATATAACCTACTAAAAGGCTAAGCCAAGTAGTAAGGAATTCATTCTTGACAAGTACACCACACCCACGTTACAACAGTAGTCCAGTTCCCTACactaatactactactgtacagtattatatatccGACCGGTGTTTTTAAACACACTCCCATGAATGTCAACTAAAAAAATTACAGACGGACAGGTTCATGTAATACCTCCACCAGCCAGACAACTTTGCCTTAAGTCTGAACCCTGCAGACGGAGGAGCATCATCCTTATGTATCGGTAACATTTAACACGAAATTCAAATCCAAATTACTGATAAAATATCAAACAAAACAGCTGTATAACCCAGTTGTTAAATCCACAGGCTGTGTACGTACTCGTGGATAATTGCTCACGACACATCAGCACCCGCTTCCGGTTTTATGAATTGTTTTGGCTGACtgttgttttaataataatattaaattacaatatttagtaattgttttttaattaaaaatattttttatgtgAATTGCTAAGTTAAATAATTGGAAAACAtcgttattttaataaaatttgagATTAATGTTTTAAGGAAACTGATATTGCCTGAAAGTAGGTCATGAGTGACTTCCGTCGTCGGCAGTTGTATAATGACCCCGTAGTCGTGTTTACTTTAATTTTCACGAGAAACCCATCGCGCATTATGCAGACATTTTTACCtctaatttgttttctttttcctgCAGATAAAATCATCATGATCAGTATTGCATAATACTACAGGCAAGAGTTATTCGAAATGGTCATCACCCATCGTTTACAGAATCTACAGAGATTTTGTAATAGgataaaaaacaacaatttggGTCAAGTCCCAGGCCCCAAAAATCCGGTACATTCGCTGTTCGTCAGGTACTGCTTAGCGGGATTTATCAAGCAGTCGCCCTTGCTGGGCACCGGAAGGGATGCGTCTAGTAGGCCTTCGGCAAATCAACCAAAAAGAAATTATTCAAATATGGTTGAACCTTTAAAGTTGAAACGAGCTCTTGTTTTATCTAAAATAACAAGATACGAATATGAACGCATGCGGCATGTTGGTATTTCTGAAGCTAAACTTGAAGAGTTGGTAAGTTAAGTACATTTGTCATTATTAGACTACAGACAGTAGATCAGCATACTTTTACACAGTATGAGTAGAGTATGTCCTACCTACTGTTCTGTAGCTtggttaattattaatattatattatgaagttttttttatctaattcttttgttttgtgtatcatttcctcttttcatttattatgtttgtCCAACATATTGTATCATTCAAATTAAACTTTGACGTAAGTTTCTCTCTctttatatgaatatttatatgaatattCGACATAACATATTGAATTACAGTAGCTAGTTGTAACATCATTATTTTAATGCACCAGATTGCATAAAATATACAAAGCAAAACATactaatactactgtatactaattAGCTATATGGTATACCTGCAACCTACCGTAATATTTCTCTTGTTTGTCGTTGAAAAAGTCTATAATTGCGGTACTGCTGGTAATAAAGCATTTTAAATGATTCCTTTAAGCTTGCAGAAAGAGGGTCCAACTACAATAAACTAATACAACGGAATGAGATTCACCAAGGAAATTTAAAACAGCTGTGTGCAGTACTAGAGTAAGtaattaatgatttattaaatattgaaaatcaaAAAGTAGTGCTAATATAATGGTGCTATGCAAATCTTAACAATATATAAAtcttctattttatattatatgtacatCCATGCTGAtactattgtatttatatatatatatatgtattttttttataataaataattattaaaacagtaTACCAAATTTACTATATTGTAtaataacatactgtacagtagtcaGTTGATTTCTCtattaatttgtctttttaaatttttttcagcttactaataataatactaattggGAATTTCCCTAATTGTTATATAACGTAAACAATTAAGTTTATAAATCAGTCagtgtttgttattttatttatgcacaAATTGCCTATATTTGGTTAGGTAAGTCAGAGTGTAAATTAGttattaatgatattaatgCAGATATTTCACACTTGCacacatttaataaataacaaattaataactTTTATACATAATTACTGTATCTCCACCATTTCTCTCTAGCTATTTTATATATTACCATCTTTTTTACCTGTTTTATCgagatgtacagtactgtatgtatttgcCTTTGGAATTGTTTTGTGTGTCTGTGTTTCGTTTTTGTATGTTTGTGTATGGGTTGTTTATTTTACCTTCAGGATTTTTGCTTCTTTCAATTCTTATAATTTAATCACCATATTAAACATATTGAGaaaaaaatctaaagaataaatgtgtttttcttttaattaaatatttgatttgagctgttttaaaatgtattgttacaGAAAGAATGACATCAACTATAGGGTTGTTCACAAACAGGAATATAATGAAGAGAGCATAGATTGGGCTGATCTTGTGATCTCTGCGGGTGGTGACGGAACATATCTGTCGGCAGCTAGTAAGATTCATGATAACAAACCTCTCATAGGAATCAACACAGATTTGCATAATTCAGAGGGTCACCTGTGTTTACCAAATAAATACACAACTAATTTTAATGATGTGATTCTTAAAATACAACAAGGAAAGTTCAGgtttgttcttctttctttctttgttATAAgagtaatattaatatattcatataCATGTCTTAATAAACTAAACcctacaataaatatttaacccCTACTTTTTCAACATCTATTCTACAGTCTTTTCTAATGGATCATACAAGTCTATTAAGACAAACAGATTTTATTGTATAAATCATGAATTAAACTTGTTTTTGCGTAGGTGGAAGCTGCGACAAAGGATCAGAGTAACAGTAGAGGGAGCTATTCCACTAGAACCAGTCGATTTACAGGATCAAAATCACCGAGAACAGCATTGGAAAATGCGAGAAAAGGCAAAGTTACCACCATCAACACCGGGTCCACATGTTTTACCTATCAAGGCTCTCAATGAAGTTTTTATTGGTGAAACATTATCATCAgtgtaagttttatttatttttttttattaaaatgtacaaTGTACACATTTTGTGTTCTGTGTAGCTGTACACTATAGACTATGATTTTCAGACCACCCCTGAAGACACATGCAATCAATTTATGTGtaaatttatgtataaaaacaataaatgtttttatttttgtgtaggGTATCTTATTATGTGCTAAACATTGACGATGGACCAGCAGAGAAACAGAAGAGTTCAGGAATTACAATTTGCACAGGTTCAGGGTCAACCTCCTGGTAAGAAAACCTTCCTGCGCTTCTCAAAtgtcatttatttttgtttataaatttttGGAATAGATGTCTTTTTTATAAgattttttgcaattttttaaaattgtagacctttttttaaaacacagCAGCAATTCTAGTGACTAGCAAGGCCTTTAGACTTAATATAAACATGAAAAGAAACCATTCTGTGACTCAAGTAAACTGATGGATGTGCCACCCCATGTGATAATGAGACGAAACACATTATCTCAATTAGGAATATGATTTACAGTATCTCAAAAACCAATTTATATTGATTAAATGCTgttttaactaaaataattgttttatttgctttccAGGTCTTTtaacacaaataaattatcttaTCAGAGTCTGCAAGAAATATTAAGAATAGGTGAATAATTGTTACATTGTTTACACACTCTCAATAGGTTACCATTGTACACATACATAAGTGACTTATTTTTAGTAACATTACCTTTATTATGGCATTTCTATTGTCATTTTAATTAGCTCTTGTCAGCtctaaaattacataaatattcaaataggtaatgtaattttgtatttatttcttaCGCAGTTAAAGATGAAACTGGCTGCAACATACCAGAATGTCCAGAATCAGTAAATCGTATAGTTGATCGCTTCAATGATTCTCTAGTATTTGATCCATCAGATGTGAGGATGGCTTATACAGTTCGTGACCCAGTTGTTAACAGAATATTTGCTGCTGATTTTCCTAGAGGGTTTGCCAAAAAGTATGGGTTCATATaaaaacttttgttttaaagttTTGGATTTTTGTGATTATATTTCTTGAAAACTTTTTAAAgatattgaattttacaatgacatgtttaatttttttttaaaggatcaCAATAAGGTCTCGATGTTTTGATGCCTGCCTTGTCCTAGACAGTGGACACTCTTACCTATTCAATGATGGTGCCAAAGCAACTTTAGAAACGAAGGAAGAGGATGCCTTAAGAACACTGGAGTTGATTGAAGATGATGATTAATTGATGGAAATGAACACAAAGGAAAATGATGTTAAATAGAATCTGGTTGCAAAGTTTTTAATTGGATGGGTAATTTCTGTTTCATCACCTCAGAGCAATCAAAGATTCTATGCCAGATCAGCAACTCCAGGATCAAGGCTGAAATTGCAGCAACGCTTTAATGGCTGCAGCATATTGGccattaaagcgtggttcccactagaacgcagcACCGCAAATTAATCACAGGTGGAAACCAACGACGCAACAGTTCTGCAAACATTGTAGCTTTGATTTTACGCAGAcaggggaaaacacaattattggaagagTATTTT contains:
- the LOC140051293 gene encoding NAD kinase 2, mitochondrial-like, which encodes MVITHRLQNLQRFCNRIKNNNLGQVPGPKNPVHSLFVRYCLAGFIKQSPLLGTGRDASSRPSANQPKRNYSNMVEPLKLKRALVLSKITRYEYERMRHVGISEAKLEELLAERGSNYNKLIQRNEIHQGNLKQLCAVLEKNDINYRVVHKQEYNEESIDWADLVISAGGDGTYLSAASKIHDNKPLIGINTDLHNSEGHLCLPNKYTTNFNDVILKIQQGKFRWKLRQRIRVTVEGAIPLEPVDLQDQNHREQHWKMREKAKLPPSTPGPHVLPIKALNEVFIGETLSSVVSYYVLNIDDGPAEKQKSSGITICTGSGSTSWSFNTNKLSYQSLQEILRIVKDETGCNIPECPESVNRIVDRFNDSLVFDPSDVRMAYTVRDPVVNRIFAADFPRGFAKKITIRSRCFDACLVLDSGHSYLFNDGAKATLETKEEDALRTLELIEDDD